Proteins encoded by one window of Candidatus Saganbacteria bacterium:
- a CDS encoding efflux RND transporter periplasmic adaptor subunit, with protein MNGNEDLKKKRIVAIAAAVILCIVLYYSWAFIIAFINRGVISASGTIEAIEVQVGSKVSGRVLERYVDEGSNVKTGDPIAKIDIPEITAALRSAKAGQDAAESRSQTAQADFVRISKLYEDGMATRQQYDNANTAADSASNGLLQAEAALETAQSQFGDASIVSPVDGIVLVKAVEKGELVSPGSTIVTVADLRSLELKLYVTEKEVGKIDLGDKVALSVDSFPHEKFYGSVEYIASKAEFTPKNIQTKEERVNQVFEVKVKIPNESLRLKPGMPADAVIELKK; from the coding sequence ATGAATGGAAATGAAGATCTAAAGAAAAAAAGGATAGTTGCTATTGCGGCTGCCGTCATCTTATGCATCGTACTCTATTATTCATGGGCCTTTATTATTGCGTTCATCAACAGGGGGGTCATATCAGCTTCAGGCACTATTGAGGCTATAGAAGTGCAGGTAGGCTCGAAAGTCTCAGGCAGGGTGCTTGAAAGATATGTGGACGAGGGGAGCAATGTGAAGACCGGAGATCCTATCGCTAAGATCGATATTCCTGAGATCACTGCTGCTCTCCGTTCAGCGAAGGCAGGACAAGATGCGGCAGAGTCCAGGTCGCAGACCGCACAGGCTGATTTTGTAAGGATCTCAAAACTATATGAAGACGGGATGGCCACTCGTCAGCAGTATGACAACGCAAATACAGCCGCTGATTCAGCAAGCAACGGCCTTTTGCAGGCCGAAGCGGCACTTGAGACTGCTCAGTCGCAGTTCGGCGACGCTTCGATCGTCTCTCCCGTAGATGGGATAGTCTTGGTTAAGGCTGTTGAAAAAGGAGAGCTTGTTAGCCCGGGCTCTACGATCGTGACAGTGGCTGACCTGCGCTCCCTTGAACTAAAACTTTACGTGACGGAGAAAGAGGTGGGGAAGATAGATCTGGGCGACAAAGTGGCTTTAAGCGTTGATTCTTTCCCGCATGAAAAGTTCTACGGCAGTGTGGAATATATCGCGAGCAAGGCAGAGTTCACCCCGAAGAACATACAGACAAAAGAGGAAAGGGTGAACCAAGTATTTGAGGTGAAGGTGAAGATCCCTAACGAAAGTCTCCGGTTAAAACCGGGGATGCCGGCGGACGCCGTGATAGAACTGAAAAAATGA
- a CDS encoding TolC family protein translates to MKRGVIFSLISVFLLFSSPSFSLNLKESIDIALKNNDNVVIVQRKADAASARVSESFSSYLPSVTLSANYARNYQAPIKTMILNTPLVMGIDDVSALKGWQASFQQSIFTFGKNENTLAIAMENAKSAREDLRKALQDCIYNVAQAYFNYLKAKKSVQLSNESLEMATAHLDQTKKMLKVGMATRADTLRSEVSVSRAKQSLIKANNGLEVGKAAFNTSIGRAIGEEIDVEDVDLSSGYEGKEYSYKQMLTDAFTNRPDWKQVKGSVEISARNRGLAVSQWMPSVNLQGYYQWSNNDYDVADLNYDARNWQVAGAATWTIFNGFSTQSKIKEAQANLDSSIAGREMTRKAVEFDVKQAYLNWEAAKEMLESATAGIDSARENFNIAEIRYKNGLATNIEVLDAQTSLTQAEIDLMSAGFDLELARLGIERATGLLDKNTALITRELLILNGQMKYVDLEGGFYSFLSDDGRSYVLTGKPAEDIISGAKTGKKDIKISGTLKKDMVTYMMAGQVLEVNSYEWK, encoded by the coding sequence ATGAAGAGAGGGGTTATTTTTAGTCTGATTTCGGTCTTCTTGTTATTTTCATCCCCCTCCTTTTCACTTAATCTTAAAGAAAGCATCGATATCGCGCTGAAGAACAACGACAATGTCGTGATCGTCCAGAGAAAAGCTGATGCCGCGAGCGCAAGAGTCAGCGAGTCATTTTCTTCGTATCTGCCTTCAGTAACGTTGTCAGCTAATTATGCCAGGAATTATCAGGCTCCTATAAAGACAATGATCCTGAACACACCTTTGGTGATGGGTATAGATGACGTGAGCGCGTTAAAGGGTTGGCAGGCAAGTTTCCAGCAGAGCATTTTTACTTTCGGAAAAAACGAGAATACTCTGGCGATAGCAATGGAAAACGCAAAATCAGCGCGTGAAGACTTAAGAAAAGCTTTACAGGACTGCATCTACAATGTCGCACAGGCGTATTTCAATTATCTTAAGGCCAAGAAGTCCGTACAACTGTCAAATGAATCACTTGAAATGGCCACAGCTCATCTTGACCAGACAAAAAAGATGCTTAAAGTAGGGATGGCAACCCGTGCGGATACTTTGAGAAGTGAGGTTTCCGTCTCCCGGGCAAAGCAATCCCTTATTAAGGCAAATAACGGCCTTGAAGTCGGGAAAGCTGCCTTTAATACTTCAATTGGCAGAGCTATCGGGGAAGAGATAGATGTGGAAGATGTCGATCTTTCCTCCGGTTATGAAGGCAAAGAATACAGCTACAAACAGATGCTGACAGATGCGTTCACAAACAGGCCGGACTGGAAACAGGTGAAAGGTTCGGTCGAGATCTCTGCCAGGAACAGAGGCCTTGCAGTGTCGCAGTGGATGCCATCAGTCAATCTTCAGGGCTACTATCAGTGGAGCAACAATGATTATGATGTTGCGGACCTAAATTATGACGCAAGGAACTGGCAGGTAGCCGGAGCAGCGACATGGACTATCTTTAACGGCTTCTCGACGCAGAGCAAAATAAAAGAAGCTCAGGCAAATCTTGATTCTTCGATCGCGGGCAGGGAGATGACAAGAAAAGCGGTTGAGTTTGACGTGAAGCAGGCATATTTGAACTGGGAAGCGGCAAAAGAAATGCTTGAGAGCGCGACTGCCGGAATCGACAGCGCGAGAGAAAACTTTAATATCGCGGAAATAAGATATAAGAACGGCCTTGCCACCAATATCGAGGTCCTTGACGCCCAGACATCCCTTACTCAGGCGGAGATAGATCTGATGTCTGCCGGGTTTGATCTGGAACTGGCACGGCTCGGCATCGAAAGAGCGACCGGGCTTCTGGATAAGAACACCGCCCTGATCACCAGAGAACTTCTTATTCTTAACGGTCAGATGAAGTATGTAGACCTCGAGGGCGGTTTTTATAGCTTCCTGTCTGATGACGGGAGGTCCTATGTCCTGACCGGTAAACCTGCAGAAGATATAATCAGCGGCGCAAAAACCGGAAAAAAAGACATAAAAATATCAGGGACCCTGAAAAAAGACATGGTCACCTATATGATGGCAGGGCAGGTATTGGAGGTCAATAGTTATGAATGGAAATGA
- a CDS encoding homocysteine S-methyltransferase family protein, translated as MTIFNDKKTYIFDGAMGTQLMLRGVPAGKCFEELNLTAPDIVYSVHKSYVDAGADIIETNTFGGTKNKLKGYGLEGKFHKINFDAVRIAKKAAAGKALIAASMGPFGELMEPIGAFSFDQAFDEFSAQAKVFEEAGADLISIETMSDIQEARAALIAVKSTTKLPVIVHLTYSENGKTNTGTPPEVATAVFEALGADAIGANCSSGPQGLVKIAKVLLKNTNLPISIMANAGNPEIVGDETVYRMTPEKFLRYAVEMAKLGVKFIGGCCGTGPEHIKRIKSEIRSTKSPSTSLGASETNSKFQIQNTKLASRTEVLEVKPGKVVIIGERINPTNRKDLQEDMRQGKTSVVRQNAVSQVAAGADMLDINVGMPDIDELKAIKNAVLTAESSVSVPLCIDSSNPGTLEEGLKTFAGKALVNSVNGKEESLNAVLPLVKKYGAAVIGLTLEKGIPSKASERLKIAEKIVKRAVEIGIKKENIFIDALTLAAGAQQEDVAETLKAIKLVKSKLKVKAILGVSNVSHGLPARKQMNAAFLKLAVKTGLDAAIYNPENLTVKVSAAELKAAEEVFLNKDRRAKGWIEKYGGRREEKKKEERIKGKEKNIAEQIFAAVVDGDRENIVPLIESALKEKGPQNIIDGDLLPAMEEVGKRFNDGRYFIPQVMASAEAMKVAFERVKKEIKPGDRKMIGIAVIATVLGDIHDIGKNIVSMLLENHGFNVVDLGKDVPPEKIVLSAKENKADVILLSALLTTTMPGMKIVKAQLEKEGLNIPVMVGGAPVTSNYAKSFGANFAKDAVEAVRVAKNILKNRVK; from the coding sequence ATGACAATATTTAATGACAAAAAAACATACATCTTTGACGGGGCAATGGGTACCCAGCTCATGCTCAGGGGCGTTCCCGCGGGAAAATGCTTCGAAGAGCTGAACCTGACTGCCCCCGATATCGTCTATTCAGTTCACAAGTCTTATGTCGATGCCGGGGCCGATATAATCGAGACGAATACTTTCGGCGGGACAAAGAACAAGCTCAAAGGATACGGCCTCGAAGGAAAATTTCATAAAATCAACTTCGATGCTGTAAGGATCGCGAAAAAAGCCGCAGCAGGAAAAGCTCTTATTGCTGCGTCGATGGGCCCTTTTGGAGAGTTGATGGAGCCGATAGGCGCGTTTTCTTTCGATCAGGCATTCGATGAGTTCTCTGCCCAGGCGAAAGTGTTCGAAGAAGCCGGGGCTGACCTCATTTCAATAGAAACGATGAGCGATATCCAGGAAGCGCGCGCTGCCTTGATAGCGGTCAAAAGCACTACAAAACTCCCTGTAATAGTCCATCTCACTTACAGCGAGAACGGAAAGACAAATACTGGAACTCCTCCGGAAGTAGCCACGGCCGTATTTGAGGCTCTGGGAGCGGATGCAATAGGAGCGAACTGCTCATCGGGACCGCAGGGACTTGTAAAGATAGCGAAAGTTCTACTAAAAAATACAAATCTTCCAATATCAATAATGGCGAACGCCGGCAATCCGGAGATCGTCGGGGATGAGACTGTATACAGGATGACGCCGGAAAAATTTTTAAGATATGCGGTTGAAATGGCGAAACTGGGTGTAAAGTTTATTGGCGGGTGTTGCGGGACGGGGCCGGAACATATAAAGCGGATAAAATCCGAAATTCGAAGCACGAAATCCCCCTCGACTTCGCTCGGGGCAAGCGAAACAAATTCAAAATTCCAAATTCAAAATACCAAACTGGCAAGTAGAACCGAGGTGTTGGAAGTTAAACCCGGTAAGGTTGTAATAATCGGCGAGAGGATAAATCCGACGAACAGAAAAGACCTGCAGGAAGATATGAGACAGGGTAAGACGTCCGTGGTCAGGCAGAACGCGGTGTCGCAGGTAGCGGCCGGAGCGGATATGCTTGATATAAACGTAGGCATGCCGGATATTGACGAGTTGAAAGCCATAAAAAATGCGGTCCTGACAGCGGAAAGTTCTGTTTCTGTTCCGCTTTGTATCGACAGCTCAAACCCCGGCACATTGGAAGAAGGATTAAAGACATTCGCCGGTAAGGCGCTTGTAAATTCGGTGAACGGGAAAGAAGAAAGCCTGAATGCGGTCCTTCCTCTGGTAAAAAAGTACGGGGCTGCCGTGATCGGACTTACTCTTGAAAAAGGAATACCGTCAAAAGCGTCTGAAAGGCTCAAAATCGCGGAAAAAATAGTCAAAAGAGCTGTTGAGATAGGGATCAAAAAAGAAAATATCTTTATTGATGCATTAACCCTTGCTGCGGGAGCGCAGCAGGAGGATGTTGCTGAGACATTGAAAGCGATAAAACTTGTTAAAAGCAAATTAAAGGTAAAAGCTATACTCGGCGTCAGCAATGTCTCGCACGGACTTCCCGCAAGAAAGCAAATGAACGCAGCGTTCCTGAAATTAGCGGTAAAAACTGGACTTGATGCGGCGATCTACAACCCTGAAAATCTGACGGTCAAAGTTTCGGCTGCGGAATTGAAAGCGGCGGAAGAAGTGTTTTTGAACAAGGATAGGAGGGCGAAGGGGTGGATCGAGAAATACGGGGGAAGAAGGGAAGAGAAGAAGAAGGAAGAAAGGATAAAAGGTAAAGAAAAAAACATTGCAGAACAAATATTTGCTGCTGTGGTTGATGGAGACAGAGAGAATATTGTTCCTTTAATAGAGAGTGCTTTGAAGGAAAAAGGTCCTCAGAATATCATTGACGGAGATCTGCTTCCGGCGATGGAGGAGGTTGGAAAGAGGTTCAATGACGGGAGATATTTCATCCCGCAGGTGATGGCATCCGCCGAGGCCATGAAGGTGGCTTTTGAAAGAGTGAAAAAGGAGATAAAGCCCGGGGACAGGAAGATGATAGGGATCGCGGTAATTGCTACAGTTCTCGGGGATATTCACGATATAGGAAAGAATATCGTTTCTATGCTCCTTGAGAACCACGGATTCAATGTCGTCGACCTCGGTAAGGATGTTCCGCCGGAGAAGATCGTGCTTTCGGCAAAAGAAAATAAAGCAGACGTGATACTGCTTTCGGCGCTTTTGACGACTACGATGCCCGGGATGAAGATAGTTAAAGCTCAGCTTGAAAAAGAGGGTTTAAATATCCCGGTGATGGTAGGTGGTGCTCCCGTTACTTCTAATTATGCGAAATCTTTCGGTGCCAACTTCGCAAAAGATGCGGTTGAAGCGGTGAGGGTGGCGAAAAACATATTGAAAAACCGCGTAAAATAG
- the rimI gene encoding ribosomal protein S18-alanine N-acetyltransferase yields the protein MNIEKAVLDDINEMLKIEKKSFASHWSKQTFVDEFSAENGHYIAIKDGKKICGYTGFRHVLDEGHITTLAVHPKCRKKGIGTELIERLIADAKGKGLKKLFLEVRQSNVPAQKIYKKLGFKVLDRRREYYQNPKEDALVMQNDNI from the coding sequence ATGAACATAGAAAAGGCGGTTCTGGATGATATCAACGAAATGCTGAAGATAGAGAAAAAATCGTTTGCATCGCATTGGAGCAAGCAGACGTTTGTCGACGAGTTCTCGGCGGAGAACGGGCATTATATCGCGATAAAGGACGGAAAAAAAATCTGCGGATATACGGGTTTCAGACATGTGCTGGATGAAGGTCACATAACAACACTGGCCGTGCATCCTAAATGCAGAAAAAAAGGCATAGGGACAGAATTGATCGAACGGTTAATAGCAGATGCCAAAGGAAAAGGGCTTAAAAAATTATTTCTTGAAGTGCGGCAATCCAATGTTCCCGCGCAGAAAATATACAAAAAACTCGGGTTCAAAGTATTGGACAGGAGAAGGGAATATTATCAGAACCCGAAGGAAGACGCTCTGGTGATGCAAAATGACAATATTTAA
- the tsaB gene encoding tRNA (adenosine(37)-N6)-threonylcarbamoyltransferase complex dimerization subunit type 1 TsaB codes for MKVLGISTATKIVGAGFVEDGRLLAEFTSSALKSEDIVVLIERIMTEAGADIKDIGAIAVSDGPGSYSGLRGGLAAAKSFAQVLNIPVIGVSTLEAMAYNLVNVSGTIAVVCDAVRDEVNFALFTSDSKKLRRITEDIVVSEARLKELLKEIKGEIYIIASKDFPFLQKSRINSNIRIADQARSAASGVNVALIGEQKLKEGKKDDYLKMTPKYSHTPNVREFKAQGERIK; via the coding sequence ATGAAAGTATTAGGCATCAGCACGGCGACCAAAATAGTGGGCGCCGGGTTCGTTGAAGACGGCAGGCTGCTGGCCGAATTCACGTCATCAGCTTTAAAGTCCGAAGATATCGTCGTCCTGATCGAAAGAATAATGACGGAAGCAGGGGCCGATATAAAAGATATCGGTGCGATCGCCGTGTCGGACGGTCCGGGTTCATATTCAGGGCTGAGAGGCGGGCTCGCGGCCGCAAAAAGCTTTGCCCAGGTATTGAACATCCCTGTCATTGGAGTATCGACACTCGAGGCGATGGCGTATAATCTCGTCAATGTAAGCGGGACGATAGCTGTTGTCTGTGATGCCGTCAGGGATGAAGTTAACTTTGCGTTATTTACTTCCGATTCAAAAAAACTAAGAAGGATAACCGAAGATATCGTTGTATCTGAAGCAAGGCTGAAGGAACTTTTGAAAGAAATAAAAGGCGAAATATATATAATAGCGTCAAAAGATTTCCCGTTCTTGCAGAAATCAAGGATAAACAGCAACATCAGGATAGCCGATCAGGCACGCTCGGCCGCTTCGGGCGTCAATGTCGCGCTGATAGGAGAGCAGAAATTAAAAGAAGGCAAGAAAGACGACTATTTAAAGATGACGCCGAAATATTCACATACGCCTAATGTCAGGGAATTCAAAGCTCAGGGGGAGAGGATAAAATGA
- the tsaE gene encoding tRNA (adenosine(37)-N6)-threonylcarbamoyltransferase complex ATPase subunit type 1 TsaE — protein MNAGSPSETRLLGKQLSADIRPGDVIALYGGLGAGKTTFVQGILQGLGISDNATSPSFVIMNEYPLKEKGGSLYHLDLYRLDSINDIEDLDIEDILNGDSILIIEWAEKMGSLLPEGCVKIYFEMTGEYQREIRIENESIRHQHGDQNSGRRVR, from the coding sequence TTGAACGCTGGTAGCCCTTCCGAGACGAGGCTCCTGGGGAAACAACTTTCCGCTGATATCCGGCCGGGCGATGTCATCGCCTTGTACGGCGGTCTCGGAGCAGGCAAGACGACATTTGTCCAGGGCATCCTTCAGGGACTCGGCATATCAGATAACGCGACAAGCCCCTCTTTTGTAATAATGAATGAATACCCCCTCAAAGAAAAAGGCGGATCGCTTTATCATTTGGACCTTTACCGCCTTGACAGCATCAATGATATTGAAGACCTCGACATAGAAGACATATTGAACGGCGATTCGATATTGATAATAGAATGGGCCGAAAAAATGGGAAGTCTTTTGCCGGAGGGTTGTGTTAAGATATATTTTGAGATGACAGGAGAGTATCAGAGAGAAATAAGGATAGAAAATGAAAGTATTAGGCATCAGCACGGCGACCAAAATAGTGGGCGCCGGGTTCGTTGA
- the folK gene encoding 2-amino-4-hydroxy-6-hydroxymethyldihydropteridine diphosphokinase, translating into MKKKKKIKKARAKVKAKAKKVQSPKKNKKAGKTVKKPAAKKQALSKMTAGSNAKAKSKAVKQAHIKAEAKEKFKLKPGEAVTAYLALGSNVGDREEYIEQAITILKETPGIKVVRRASNYETEPEGKRSQPAFINSAVEIKTTLDPDKLLATLQGIEDTLGRERGIEWGPRIIDIDILLYKDLVMSEDDLSIPHPLLQERMFVLEPLKEIASRVVHPVLETTIFELFEEKKAELAEKYNDELPGFREIKKGAADDFERW; encoded by the coding sequence ATGAAAAAGAAAAAAAAGATCAAAAAAGCCAGGGCAAAAGTGAAGGCGAAGGCAAAGAAGGTCCAAAGCCCGAAAAAAAACAAAAAAGCCGGTAAGACCGTGAAAAAGCCGGCCGCGAAAAAACAGGCTTTAAGTAAAATGACCGCCGGGTCCAACGCGAAAGCAAAATCCAAGGCAGTAAAACAGGCCCATATAAAAGCCGAAGCAAAGGAGAAGTTCAAACTTAAACCCGGAGAGGCTGTTACGGCATATCTCGCTCTCGGGTCAAATGTCGGGGACAGGGAAGAATATATCGAACAGGCGATCACGATCCTGAAAGAGACACCGGGGATAAAGGTGGTCAGGCGCGCTTCAAATTATGAGACGGAGCCGGAAGGCAAGCGTTCCCAGCCGGCATTCATAAATTCGGCAGTGGAGATAAAGACGACGCTTGATCCCGACAAACTTCTCGCGACCCTCCAGGGGATAGAAGATACTCTCGGACGTGAGCGCGGCATCGAATGGGGGCCGAGGATCATAGACATCGATATTTTACTCTACAAGGATCTCGTGATGAGCGAGGATGATCTTTCGATCCCTCATCCGCTGCTTCAGGAAAGGATGTTCGTCCTTGAGCCGTTGAAAGAGATCGCTTCAAGGGTCGTCCATCCCGTGCTGGAGACGACGATATTTGAGCTTTTCGAAGAGAAAAAAGCGGAGCTCGCCGAAAAGTACAACGATGAACTGCCGGGGTTCAGAGAGATCAAAAAAGGGGCTGCGGACGATTTTGAACGCTGGTAG
- the folP gene encoding dihydropteroate synthase gives MDFLPRIISIEDLKEAEKELRSIGVHDKGIDIMSEKAVFRAVKIKDVPVTAANILKQDMLARGGEAATSAGTINHSVDKTDVILFGTISQYRDLIKKLSDQQFKLPQIALEIEKLIEVSESYPKPMLGMEFGKKTFVMGVLNVTPDSFSDGGEFLDVEDAAAHAGKMIEDGADIIDIGGESTRPGAEEVSAEEETKRIVPIITKIKSFAKIISVDTRKPAVAQAAVKAGANMINDVSGLHFDKDLAKIAAIYNIPLVLMHSKGSPKTMQNGPEYNDLISEIILYFKESMENAIEAGVKEENIILDPGIGFGKTVEHNIEILRRLDEFRCLGRPVCIGTSRKSFIGKILGEDDPRKREEGTAATIALAISKKVDIIRSHNTSFAKKVVVLSDAITRRD, from the coding sequence ATGGACTTTCTTCCAAGGATAATTTCGATAGAAGATCTGAAAGAAGCTGAAAAAGAGCTTCGTAGTATCGGCGTGCACGATAAAGGCATAGATATAATGTCCGAAAAGGCTGTCTTCAGGGCGGTCAAGATAAAAGATGTCCCCGTCACGGCAGCGAATATCCTGAAACAGGACATGCTTGCAAGAGGCGGCGAGGCCGCGACAAGCGCCGGTACGATAAACCACAGCGTGGATAAAACGGATGTAATATTATTCGGCACTATTTCACAGTACAGGGACCTCATTAAAAAACTGTCTGACCAGCAGTTCAAACTCCCGCAGATAGCCCTGGAAATAGAAAAATTGATAGAAGTGTCGGAAAGCTATCCAAAACCTATGTTGGGCATGGAATTCGGAAAAAAGACATTTGTGATGGGCGTCTTGAACGTAACACCGGATTCATTCTCTGACGGAGGGGAGTTTTTGGATGTCGAAGATGCCGCCGCTCACGCCGGAAAAATGATCGAAGACGGTGCCGACATCATCGATATCGGAGGAGAATCGACAAGACCGGGAGCCGAAGAAGTCTCTGCCGAAGAGGAGACGAAGAGAATAGTTCCGATAATAACCAAAATAAAATCTTTTGCAAAAATAATCTCCGTTGATACGCGTAAACCAGCAGTCGCGCAGGCTGCCGTCAAGGCAGGCGCGAATATGATAAACGATGTCTCGGGCCTTCATTTTGATAAGGATCTCGCAAAGATCGCCGCTATATATAACATCCCTTTAGTATTGATGCATTCAAAGGGCAGCCCGAAGACGATGCAGAACGGCCCGGAATATAACGACCTTATTTCTGAGATCATCTTATATTTTAAGGAAAGCATGGAGAATGCGATAGAAGCGGGGGTCAAAGAAGAAAATATCATCCTTGATCCGGGGATCGGTTTCGGAAAAACGGTAGAACATAATATTGAAATACTCAGGCGCCTTGACGAATTCAGGTGTTTAGGCAGACCGGTCTGCATAGGTACATCCAGAAAATCATTTATCGGCAAGATCCTGGGAGAGGATGATCCGCGAAAAAGGGAGGAGGGGACCGCCGCAACGATAGCACTTGCCATTTCAAAAAAAGTTGATATAATAAGAAGTCATAATACTTCTTTTGCGAAGAAGGTTGTTGTATTATCAGACGCTATAACAAGGAGGGATTAA
- the tilS gene encoding tRNA lysidine(34) synthetase TilS translates to MLETKAKRTIKAHKMMTPAGKILVAVSGGPDSMALLHFLKKSGFNIRAFHLDHKIRGEEAVEDALFVKDYCRKNNIPVAMKAIDVPGYAMKNKLSLEEAGRNLRYKCLENIRRKIRASGIALAHHCDDNIETLLMRIKRGTGLKGMCGIPPVRGHVIRPFIDVWKKEILDYCKRNNIPYRTDRTNAENVHTRNRIRNVELPELEACEKNAKKKLFSLIKSSRRKYAGIIRQAEKKLSACTIDKYKSNGRSSIRLDAGRLSSAGKDLRPYIVRLAVEKIKGSLQNIEEVHVHDILRLKRGFICLPEGVYASVDDGKITVSNFKPEKKKIKSFKYILKIPGSVKIKETGQVISAVYSTMPENKKKIKNNEAYVDPEKISGTELIVRSCRAGDRFVPFGMKGSKKLHDYFIDNKVPPGERPGIPVVCDNKKILWIAGHRIDDRGRIDNRSNGAVKLTLS, encoded by the coding sequence TTGTTAGAGACAAAAGCAAAAAGAACGATAAAAGCCCATAAAATGATGACCCCGGCCGGAAAAATCCTGGTCGCAGTTTCGGGCGGGCCGGATTCCATGGCCCTCCTGCATTTTTTAAAGAAAAGCGGCTTTAATATCCGGGCCTTTCACCTTGACCACAAGATCAGGGGGGAAGAGGCGGTCGAAGATGCTTTGTTCGTCAAAGATTACTGCAGAAAAAATAATATTCCGGTGGCAATGAAAGCGATAGATGTCCCCGGGTACGCAATGAAAAATAAATTATCGCTTGAAGAGGCCGGCAGGAACTTAAGATACAAGTGCCTTGAAAACATCCGCAGGAAGATCAGAGCTTCCGGGATCGCCCTTGCCCATCACTGCGATGACAACATCGAAACCCTTCTGATGCGGATCAAGAGAGGCACGGGGTTAAAGGGAATGTGCGGTATTCCTCCTGTCAGGGGCCATGTCATCAGGCCCTTTATCGATGTCTGGAAAAAGGAGATCCTTGATTACTGCAAAAGAAATAATATCCCTTACAGGACCGACCGGACAAATGCGGAGAACGTCCACACAAGGAACAGGATAAGGAACGTCGAACTGCCTGAACTGGAGGCCTGTGAAAAGAACGCGAAAAAGAAATTGTTTTCATTGATAAAGTCTTCGCGCAGAAAGTACGCGGGGATCATCAGGCAGGCAGAAAAAAAACTTTCAGCCTGTACCATAGATAAATATAAAAGCAACGGCAGGTCCTCGATCCGCCTGGATGCGGGCAGGTTGTCTTCCGCAGGAAAAGATCTAAGGCCGTATATCGTCAGGCTGGCGGTGGAAAAGATCAAGGGCAGCCTGCAGAATATCGAAGAGGTCCATGTCCACGATATTTTAAGGCTAAAAAGAGGTTTTATCTGTCTGCCGGAAGGGGTCTACGCTTCGGTCGATGACGGGAAAATAACGGTCTCAAATTTCAAGCCGGAGAAAAAAAAGATAAAAAGCTTCAAGTACATTTTAAAGATCCCCGGTTCGGTGAAGATCAAAGAAACCGGACAGGTCATTTCAGCCGTGTATTCAACAATGCCGGAGAACAAAAAAAAGATCAAAAATAACGAAGCTTATGTCGACCCGGAAAAGATAAGCGGAACTGAACTTATTGTCCGCAGCTGCAGGGCAGGGGACAGGTTCGTCCCGTTCGGGATGAAAGGCAGTAAAAAACTCCACGATTATTTTATTGACAACAAAGTCCCTCCGGGCGAAAGGCCCGGCATTCCCGTCGTCTGCGATAATAAAAAGATCCTCTGGATCGCCGGTCACAGGATAGATGACAGGGGCAGGATAGACAACAGAAGTAATGGCGCGGTCAAGCTGACCCTGTCTTAA